The sequence TTAATTCGTCTTGAAAAACAAGTACAGAAAATGATTGAACAAAAACAACAGGCAGAAAAAAAGCAGTTAATTGATGAGTTTAAAGCGCGTGCGGCAAGTTTAGGTTTATCAATTGATTTAGTAATTAATGATGAAAAGCCTGCCAAAAAAACGGGCGCTAAAGTCGCACCAAAATATCAACACCCATCA comes from Thiomicrospira aerophila AL3 and encodes:
- a CDS encoding H-NS histone family protein, which encodes MNLDQMSVEELIRLEKQVQKMIEQKQQAEKKQLIDEFKARAASLGLSIDLVINDEKPAKKTGAKVAPKYQHPSNPSLTWTGRGRTPKWVEEQISAGRSLTSLEI